In Centroberyx gerrardi isolate f3 chromosome 20, fCenGer3.hap1.cur.20231027, whole genome shotgun sequence, a genomic segment contains:
- the LOC139921390 gene encoding neurexophilin-1-like — protein sequence METHARQCFVWILLKGTICLLVLGQDKTHSNFTFGKAASTELNGDQGPSTLKGWTLQTRSLTQNTKLPLQSSLPLSKQGFWEMLGVNSQLDSDPSLKIKLRPIMKVHGTSKFSKMFGWGDFYSNIKTVKLNLLIMGKIVDHGNGSLGVYFRHNSTGVGNVSVSLVPPMKEVEFDLERQSVVHPKESKTFNCRVDYEKVERNKKVMLCNYDPSKTCAQEQTQSHVTWMCSKPFQVICIYVSFYSTDYRLVQKVCPDYSYHNQGPYLPSG from the exons ATGGAGACGCATGCCAGACAGTGCTTTGTTTGGATACTTCTGAAAGGGACTATTTGTTTG TTGGTTCTTGGGCAAGACAAGACCCACAGCAACTTCACCTTTGGCAAGGCAGCATCAACTGAACTCAACGGAGATCAAGGACCTTCAACACTGAAAGGCTGGACGCTCCAGACCAGGAGTCTGACTCAGAACACCAAGCTTCCCCTCcagtcctccctccctctttcaaaGCAGGGATTTTGGGAAATGCTCGGAGTAAACTCCCAATTAGACTCTGACCCATCTTTAAAGATAAAGCTCCGTCCCATCATGAAAGTTCACGGAACTTCCAAGTTTTCCAAGATGTTCGGCTGGGGGGACTTTTATTCAAACATCAAGACAGTCAAATTGAATTTGCTGATAATGGGCAAGATCGTGGATCACGGGAACGGCTCCCTCGGAGTCTACTTCCGCCACAACTCCACAGGTGTGGGCAACGTGTCGGTCAGCCTCGTCCCACCAATGAAAGAGGTGGAGTTCGACCTGGAACGGCAAAGCGTGGTCCACCCCAAAGAGTCAAAGACATTTAACTGTAGAGTGGACTATGAGAAAGTTGAACGCAACAAGAAGGTGATGCTGTGTAACTACGACCCGTCAAAGACCTGCGCTCAGGAGCAGACCCAGAGCCACGTCACCTGGATGTGCTCCAAGCCCTTCCAGGTCATCTGCATCTACGTCTCTTTCTACAGCACAGACTACAGGCTGGTCCAGAAAGTCTGTCCGGACTACAGCTACCACAATCAAGGACCCTACCTGCCCTCAGGTTAA